The Amycolatopsis jiangsuensis nucleotide sequence GGGGCACTTCTGATGTCCACGATGGGTTTCACCGAACTGATGTCGGCAGCGGGCGCGAAAGACGAGGAAATCGTGACCGTGTCCGCCGGCCCGGCCATCTGGCTGCAAATGCCGGCCGCGGTACTGGCGATCGCCGCTGTGGTGCTGGCGCTGCTGCCTCGACGAGCGGATCCGGCCAACGCGTACGCGCGGGTAGTGGGCGGTCCGGCAGCGTTCCCGGCTGCCGTGAGTGGTCCCGGGCCGTTTCCCGGCGGGTTGGCTGGACCCGGGCCGTCTCCGGACAGTACGGGTGGCCGCGCGCCGTTACCAGGTGCCGCGAGCGGTCCCGCGCCAGCTCCCGGCGGCCCGGGCGGCTACTTTCCACCGGAATCGTTTCCGGGCGTACCGTCCCCGTCAAGTGACGCGCCTGGGAACCCGCACCCGGCACACGGGCAGCCACCACCGTTGCCTCCGCGCACCTGACCCGGCACCGACGGGCGCGCAGCCGATCAGCGTGCGGGCCCCAGCGGCTCACGCGAACTGGCGACTCGCCAGCCGTTCGAAGAGCGCGAGGCGGCCGTGGTTGGGTACCGAGCGCAGCGGATGGCCGGCGAGTCCCCAGCGTTTGAGCAGGGCGTTCGCCGCGGTCCAGCCGGTTGTCGCCGCGCGTTCCATCAGCGCTACCGGCAAGTCGATGCGGATCGCGTCTCCCGCCAGCACCAGGGCGGGATCGGGAGTGGTGACGGTGGGGCGCCGGGCGAAGCCGCCGACCGGGAACAGGGGGCAGTCCTGCCGTACGAGGGTGATCTCGCCCAGCACCCGGGCGTCCGCCGTTTCCGGGTACAGCTGGTGCAGGCGCTCGTCCAGTGCCCGGCCGACGTCCTCTCCGGTGGCGTAGGCATGCAGCTCGACCACCGCGCCGCCAGTGCGTGCCGCCCAGCGGCGGGCTTCGCCTTCATACCGGTCGAGGACGCTGATGTTGTCCAACGGTGGCAGGCCGCCGGTGCCCAGGAACGCCGGGCGACGCGTAGCGACCGGCCGGTCCAGCCAACGGCGTCGCACGACGAACGGTGGAGCGGTCTTCACGTCATCGATTCCGGCGCGCCAGGTCGGCGTGCCGAGGTCCGGCGACTCCTCGACGATGCGGCGCAGACCCGGGACGTCGCAGGCCAGCACGGTGGCGTCGAACGACTCGCCGCCGATGCGGAAACCGCCGGGCTCACGGTCGATCGCGGTCACCGCCGTCCCGAGACGCAGATCGGCTCCGCGTGCCGTCAGGTGATCGGCGAGAGGCTGCCACAACGCCTGGGGAAACGACTCGGCCGGCACGTCGAAGAGCAGTCCTTCCGCCGAACCGAGGAAGTAGAGGTGGAACATCGTCGCCAGCTCCGCGGCCGAAAGCTCACCTGGGTCGGCGAAAAAGCTGCGTGAGAACACGTCGAACGCCAAATGCCGGGCCGCCGCCGGGAAATTGATCGCGGTCAGAAACGAAGCGGCGTCGACGTCGTCCAGCTGCCGATAGATGCGCGGGACGCCGACCGCGGCCAGCGGCAGCGCGCGCCGCCCCCGAAGCCGGACCAGATCACGCGTGCGGAAAGTGGGGCTGCGCAGTGCGAACGCCAGCGCGCTCAGCAGAGGCGTCCGCGGCAGGCCGGCGAAGGTGTCGGTCCGGCCGCGGGCGTCAACGAGGGGGTAGTCGGGCAAGGCGCTGAGCCGGTCGAGGTCCGGGTCGGTGCGGGCAAGCAGCGTGCGCAAGTTGTAGTACTGGCGGAAGAACGCGTGAAAGCCGCGGCTCATCGTCACCGCGGTGCCGTCCGGAAGCCGTTCGGGCCAGCCACCCACGCGACCGCCCAGATAGGACTCGCGTTCGAACAGCGTGACCTCGACCCCGCGTTCGGCCAGCCCGGTCGCGGCCGTGAGCCCGGCGATCCCGCCCCCGACCACAGCCGCACGGGGTCGGCGCCCCAGCAGCCCGGCGTCGGCCAGCCCGGCGGGTGCGGGATAGGTCTGCATCAGGCGGTCTCGGGCCGCGATCACGTGGCCGTGCCCAGGACGGTGTGCACGATCCCGCGTTGCCAGCCCGGCATCGTGCCGGTCCGGACGTCGGCGAAACCGGCGCGGGAAAGCCGCGAGCAGAGTTCGCCGACACCGTCGAAAGTCAGAACGCTGCGGCGCAGGTGCTGGTAGAGCGTGGCGTCGCCGGTGGCGATCCGGCCGATCGGGATGATGATTCCGGCGCACACCGCCTTCCACACCCATTGCGCGCGTCTCGAATCGCGGACCGAGTACTCGTGCGCCGCGAAACGTCCTCCCGGACGCAGCAATCCGCGCAGGGATCGCAGCTGCGTATCGGGATCCGCGAGGTTGCGCAGCAGATACGCGCTGAAAACGGCATCGAACCGACCGTGCACCGTCGCCAGGTCCTCGACCGGGGTATGCACGAAATTCACGGTGCCGGGCCATGATTTCGTCTTTGCCCTGGCGAGCATCTCGGCGGAGGCGTCGATCGCGGTGATCCGGGCACGGGGCGCGACGGCGAGCAGTGCAGCGGTAGACGCGCCGGTGCCGCATCCGGCGTCCAGAATACGGGGCACGGTCACGCTTTCGGCCAGGAGCCGTCGCGCGGAGATGCGCAAATGCCGGTGGTAGCCTGGGTTCAGGCCGATGAGCCGGTCGTAGGCCGCCGCGTCTCGGTCGAACGCGGCGGGCACCTCACCTCGAGGCAGACCGGATTCGGGCAGGGAACTCATGCACTGTCCTTTCCGGATTCGTCACGCTTCCAGAGCAGGAGTACCGCGGTCACAAGTGCGTAGCCGAACAAGAAGTCTTCGACCGGAATGTCCCACGGGAAGCGCCAACCGGTGATGGCTTCGGGTGCGTACTGGACGATCGGCGCGGACAGCTTGGTCAGCCACCCGTCCACCGGAACCTGGAAGGCGACTGTGATCGCCATCGTGATCCAGTAGGCCGACTGCCGGAACAGCCCGGTGCGCAGCACGAGCAGCTCCGCCGCGACCACCACGAGCACGGCCGCGACTGCGGGAACCGTGTAACCCCAAGGCATCATCGCCGCACCCGCCGATTTCGCCGCACCAGCCGACCGACGCGCACCACCGTCTCGTAGGTGAGCAACCCGCAGATCGGGACCACGACGAAGAACAGCACTTCCTCGAGCGGTATCCCGAACGGAGCACGCACGCCGGAAACGAAGGCCGGGTCGAATCTCCAGGCCTCGGCCGCGATCGCGAGCGCGTCCCAGACGAGGAAGACCACCGCCACCGGGAGCACGGCGCGAGCCAGTCGACGAGGGCGGCGATACACGCGCGAACCGGACAGCTCCAGCGGCAGCGTCACCACGACGCATGCGGCGAGCACGAACAGGTATTGCGCGTGGTTCACGTCAGCTCACCGGCTGCCGGTATCGGGCCCACTGGACTTGGGTGAAGGCGTTGCAGGCGGCGAACAACCGTGCGCGACGCGGTACCCGCACGCGGCCGGCGAACACGTTGTAATCAGCCGCCTCGATACGGTCGAGAATGCCACTGTAGAGCGAGTACGCGGTCGACACGCAGGGGCGTGACACCGGATGCAGCATGGCGATGCCCGGTTTGGCCTGGGCGTAGACGGCCCGGATGCGGGCGGCCTGAGCCGCGATCGCACGCCGGACCGGCGGGTCGATCCGGCGCGTGCGGGCGCACCAGCCGAGCCGATCGCGGTCGACCCCTTCGGCGTCCAGTTCATCGGTGGGCAGGTAGACCCGGCCGCGGGCGAGGTCCTCCGCGACGTCACGCAGGAAGTTGGTGAGCTGGAACGCTTTTCCGAGTGCGGCGGCGTGCGGGGCGGCGTCCTCCCGGCCGACGACGGTACCGAGCACGGGCAGCACCTGCAGTCCGATGACCTCCGCCGAGCCGTACATGTACTCCTCCAGCGCGACACGGTTCGGGTAACTGGTGACCGTGAGATCCATCCGCATCGAGGTGAAGAAGGCGCGAAAGTGGTTTTCCGCTATGCCGTAGCGATTCACAGTGTCGATTACCGCTGTACGCAACGGATCGTCGCTACGTCCGTCCGCCAGGTCGCCGAAGAATCCGTGTTCTGCGTGCCGCAGCTCGGCCGATATCGAGTCCACAGTGGATCCAGGAGTCGGTTCGTCGACGAGATCATCGAGGCGGCGAGCGAAGCCGTACAGCGCGTGAATGGCCGGCCGTTGTGCGGGGGTGAGCATGCGCGTGGCGAGGAAGTACGTGCGGCCGTGCCGTGCGTTGAGTTCGCGGCAACTCTGGTAAGCTCGGCGAAGTTCGGGCCGGGAGATCCCGGCCGCGTCGAGTTCCCGGCGGGTCATCGGAAATCCACCGCCCACCCGCCTGCTGTCCTCATCGGACCCGCTCGGTGCACCGACCCGCCAGTACAGCGAGCGCCGCCGCAGGACGCTGCGGCAGCCCGGCCAGGTCGATCGCTTCCAACGCGCGCCGGACGCGTGCGTCGATGTACTTCTCCAGCTGGTCCGGTGCGCCGGTCTCCGCGAGGAGAACACGCCAGCGGCCGATGGCCGCGTCGTCGACGACATCGAGATCGAGGAGGCCGGCGAGCTCGCCGCGTTGCCGACGATCCGCCATTTCCGCGGCCAGCACCACGACACTGGTCGCCTTGCGTTCCCGCAGGTCGTCGCCCGCGGGTTTTCCGGTCACCGCCGGATCACCGAACACGCCGAGCAGATCGTCGCGGAACTGGAAGGCTTCCCCGAGCACCCCGCCGTAGACGCCGAGCGCGTCGATCACCTGCTGCGGGCAGCCGGCCAGCGCCGCCCCGAATTCCAGTGGCCTGCGTACGGTGTAGTTGCCGGATTTGCGGCGGATCACATCGAGGACGTCGTCCCAGGACGGCAGTTCGCGGGCGTCGTTCACCAGGTCGCAGAACTGCCCCACGGCCAGCTCTGACCGCAGCATGTCGTAGACCGGCCGGGCACGGGCGATGGCGGCAGTGTCCAGTCCGCTTTCGCAGAGCATCCGCTCGGCCCACACGAGCAGCATGTCCCCGGTCAGCACCGCGGCGGACTCTCCGAACCGGGCCGCCGGCCCACGCAACCCGTGTTCCTCGTGCCAGCGCGCGAACTGGACGTGCAGCGCCGGCTGTTTGCGACGCCAGGCGGAGCCGTCCATGACGTCGTCGTGCGCCAGCGCGAAACAATGCAGCAGCTCCAGGTTTCCGGCCGCCCGCAACGCGGCGTCGCTTTCCGGACCACCACAGCACCAGCCGGTGTAGGCGAACATGGACCGGAGCAATTTGCCACCTGCGACAAACTCCGGCAGCACCGTCACCGCCGGGATTTCCGAGGCGCGGCCAGTGAAGTACTCGCGCACCCGATCGGTCACGAAAGCCCGGACGTCGCCGCGGCACCGGCGACGCGACGAGTCCAGCCACGCCGCCGCTTCGGGGGCGTCCGGCTTGGCGATCGACGTCATCGGACTCCTTCGCTGCACTCCCGGTCCGGCGACGAATACCCCTGCCGGTGCCGGATAAACAACGCTGCCGGGGGAATTGCGGGGCGGACGGCACTGGGGCACGATGAACTGTGCCCGAGCACCCGAAATCGGGAGCGTGCCTGATGCTCGTGACGGAACGGATCATCGAACGGTGGCCTCGACGGTGGCCCGTCCAGCCATTTTCCGCACCACCCTGGGCACGCCAGGAGCCGACTTACCGCGACTGCTCGCCGGCGTTGATCGAGGCGGCGGGCAAACGCGCCGCGGCGCGTCCGTCCGGCAACTGGTTCGTCGTGGCCGCGAGCCGGTCGATCCGGCCCGAACGGCCCCGCGGCCTCGCCGTTGGCGGGACCGAACTCGTCGCGTGGCGCGGGAGCGGCGGCGAGGTCCGGATCGGTCCGGGCGCCTGCCCGCATCTGGGCGCGCCGCTCGCCGACGCACGCGTCGACGACGGCGGCCTGGTCTGCCGGTGGCACGGCCTGCGCATCGACGGCGAACAGTGCGGGACCTGGTCCCCGATCCCGGCGCACGACGACGGCGTGCTGGTGTGGGCACGCCTCGATCGGCTCGGCGGCGAACCACCCACCGACCGGCCGGTGGTGCCGCGGCGGCCGGCCGGCGTCCGCGTCGACGCGGTCGCGACACTCCAGGGCACCTGCGAGCCCGAAGACGTCGTGGCGAACCGCCTGGATCCCTGGCACGGCGCGTGGTTCCACCCGTACTCCTTCAGCCACCTGCGGGTACTGGAGGCGCCGCACGGGCTCAGCGCACGGGACGACGAGGACCGGTTCCTCGTGGAAGTGACCTTCCGGATCGCCGGACGGTGGGGCGTTCCGGTGCTCGCCGAGTTCGTCTGCCCCGAACCGAGAACCGTGGTGATGCGCATCGTCGAGGGCGAAGGGACCGGCAGCGTCGTGGAAACCCACGCCACGCCGCTCGGCCTCGGCGCGGACGGCCACCCGCGAACGGCCGTCATCGAAGCCACAGTTGCCGCCTCACCGCGGCCGGGATTCGCGCTGGCAGCCCGGCTTGCGCCGGCGATCCGCCCCCTCATGCGCCACACTGCGACCCGTCTCTGGCGTGACGACCTGTCGTATGCCGAACGCAGGTACGCGCTGCGCGCCGGACGACTGCCCGGTTAGTCCATTGTAGACCGGGTAGGTAACGGCGGGCCCGGCGTACGCGCGAGCAATGCCGCCGCGGCAAGGAGATCCCAGCCCGGTGCGTACTGGTTGCCAGTGGTGTGCCGGGGCGCGTAGCTTTCGTACCGGTCGAGCAGGGTTGCGACGGAGTCGGCTGTCGACCGCAGCGGATGGGTGTCCGGCAGCTCGCAGGCGTTCCGGGCGAGTTCCAGAGTCTGGCCCGGGCCGTCCCCACGTTTGGTCGCTTCGACGGCTGCGGCGAGATAGGTGTGCACGCGTTCGAGCCACGGCTGCTGTCCGCTGGGGCCGGGTGCGGGGCCCAGGTCGAGCAGTTGCTCCTTGGCGACCAGACGAGCGCATTGCCCACCGGCGACTCCCGCGAGCTGGCCCGGGCCGAGGCCGGCGTAGCCGCCGCAGCGCAGCGTCGCGTGCACCGCCCAGACCGGCGTCGAATACGGCAGGTCACTCGCGAGCAGAATCTGCCCGGGCGGCACCCGCGTGCACAATGCGACCAGATCCGAAGCGCTCCACCACGAAGTGTCGAACATCAGCGTGGGGAACTCGGCGGCACGGTCGGCCAACCACTCGAGGTCGGTGAGCGCCGCGTGCGCCAAAACCATGCGCAGCTGCGGGAACCTCGTCAGGAGGTCGAGCAGCCGCTTCCCCAACGGCGGCGTACCCGGTCCGGTGTGAACCAGTACCGGCAGCCTTTCACGTTCGGCGAACGCGTAGAGCGGTTCGAGGCGGTCGTCGAACGGCGAGAAGCCGTCACTCGCCGGGTGCAGTTTGAATCCCGCGGCACCAGCCCGGACGCAACGACGTCCCTCGGCCACCGCGTCCTGCGGACTCAGCCGCGCGAAGGGCACCAGCCGTGGCTCCGCGTCCGCGGCGGCCAGCACCGCGTCGTTCGCCTCTCGGTAGCCGCCGGGTTCGGCCAGCGGAAACATCACCGCGCGTGCATCGACCAACGACAACGCGGCGAGCAGCTCCGCCTCGGTGGCCCGGAATCCGCTCGGGTCGTGCAACCCGAGGTGCGTGTGCACATCGAACAGCCGGACGTCAGGTATCTGCGCGAGCAACTCACGCGTCCACGGCAACAGTAAGTGGTCGGCGTACACCCACACCGGTTACCCGTGGCCCGGCGGCGGAAACGACGGTCGTCACGCCACCGGTCGGCGGCCGGTGCGGGAATCCGTTCGTCCGGCACGGTTTGCCCAGGCCCGCACGGGTTACCCGCTCCGCTGTGCGTCCGGACGGCACCGGCTGGACGCGCCCTGAACGACGAACCGGAGGAACCCGTGAACTCCATGCCGGACAGTCTCACCTTCGTCGGCACCGCCACCACGCTGCTGCGCCTCGGCCCGTTCACCCTGCTGACCGATCCGAACTTCCTGCACCGTGGCCAGTGGTGCTACTTCGGGCAGGGCCTGTTCGCCCGGCGGCGTACCGAACCGGCACTTCAGCCCGCGGACCTGCCGCCGCTGAGCGCCGTGGTGCTGTCCCATCTGCACGGCGACCACTTCGACCGGATCGCACGCCGCGAGCTGCACCCGAACGTGCCGATCCTCACCACCCACCACGCCGCGACCCGCCTGCACCGCAAGGGTTTCGAGAATCCGCTCGCGCTACGGACGTGGGAGCAGCACACTCTCAGCGACGACGGCGCCACGCTCACCGTCACCGCGGTGCCCGCACGTCACGGGCCCGGCTTGATGGACCTCATGCTGCCGCCGGTGCTGGGCAGCGTCCTCGAGTACCGCGCCCGGCCGGACTCGCAGCCGCTGCGGATCTACCTCAGCGGCGACACCGTGATGCACCGCGAGCTGGCCACCATCCGTGAACGGTTCCCCGACCTCGACCTCGCAGTGATCCACCTCGGCGGCACGCGAGCGTTCGGCGTTCTGGTCACACTCGACCACCGGGGCGGCGTCGAGCTGCTCAACCTGCTCCGCCCCCAGCGAACGGTACCGGTGCACTTCGACGACTACGGTCTGTTCCGGTCTCCCCTGTCGGACTTCCTCGGTGAGGTCCGGACGCATCAGCCGCCGACGAAGGTCCACCAGCTGCAACGCGGCGAGTCACTGGCCCTGTGATCGTTCAGGCGAGGAGTTCCCGCAGCCCGGCGATTCCGCTGCTGTACACGCCCTGGGCGAAGGTGCGGTCGAGTTCTGCCTCCTGGCCCGCGTCGGCGTCGTACTCGGCCCACCACTCCACGAAGGTCTCGCCGGTGTCGGTGACCGGGCTGACCCGGACCGTCGAAACGTAACGGCGCACGCCGAACGGATTCGCCCCGGGGAACGTGTAGGTGAGCGTGCGACCGGCGTCGTCGAGGGTGAGCAGCTGTTCGTCGAACGGGTCACCGCCCGCGCCGAGCGTCAGCCTCCGAACGGCTCCGACCTGCCCGTCGACGCCTTCGACGAGCTCACTGTGGCTGACCGCGGGCAGGAAGGCGGACACGTCACCGAAGGCGCGGACCTGGGCCCAGACCTTGTCGACGGACGCGGCGACAACTCCGCTGGCGTACGGGCGCGGCATGGAAACTCCCCAACGTCGGTCGAACGCTCTCGTGCCAGCGACTCGACGGCCGAACCGCACGCAACCAGCCAGAAGCGACGCTGACTCAGTAACCTGGCTCACGCTAACCGCACCGAATCCGAAACGGAAGCTGGTTGCCACGACCGGCCGCATTCACCACACCGAGCGGAGAGAACACCCCACCGAACGGCTGGCGAGCCGCGAACACTCCGCAGGTGCGATGCTGACGCACTTCAAAGTGCCTTTTGTAAGCCCTCGGTCACTCACTCATGATGGTGTTACGCACTAGCAGTGAGGTGAACAGATGGTTGAGCAGCCGGCTCACTCCGAGGGGTCAGCCCGCCGACGCGCCGGCCGACGGCTTGCCCCGGCCGACTCCGGTCAGTTCGCTGGCGGCCCGGTTGCGGGCGATCTCGCTGTGGTGGGCGGCCGCCCAGCCGGCCATCGCCGTCACCGCACCCAACAGGGACCGGCCCAGGTCCGTCAGCTCGTACTCCACTCGCGGCGGGACCTCGGGGTACGCGGTCCGCGTGATCAGCCCGTCGCGCTCGAGGTGCTTGAGGGTCTGGGTCAGCATCCGCTGCGAGATTCCCGCGATGCTCGCCTGCAGGTCGGAATAACGCAGCGCGCCGGCGCTCAGGGTGCTGACGACCAGCACTGTCCACTTGTCCCCGATGCGATCGAGCACCTCACGGATGAAAGCGCTGTCCTCTGGCCAAGTTTGGCACGGACCACTGATTCGTCGCGCTGACGACATCCCACTCGCCTCTCGTCCAGTGTCCAACCGCACTACCAGTTTGTAACACCCAGCCGGCGAATCACACCACTGCACGACAACGAACTCGCTCTGGTCGATCACCGGAACGCGCTCATTACGGAAAGGGAACATCCAGCCATGTCGTACCTGCTTCACATTGATTCCTCCGCGCTCGGCGAGACCTCGGTTTCCCGCCAGGTCGCACAATCCTTCCTCTCGGACTGGAACGGCAAGGTCGTGCACCGCGACCTCGCCGCGGCACCCGTGCCCCATCTCACTGCTGCCGGCATCACCGCCCGCGTGACCGATCCCGCCCGTCACACCGACGAACAGGCAGCCGCGGCCGCATTGCAGGACGAGCTCATCGAGGAATTTCTCGGCGCCAGGGCCTATCTGTTCACGGTACCGATGTACAACCTGTCGATGCCTTCGGTGTTCAAGGCCTGGCTCGACCAGATCATGGTCTTCGGTCGCACATTCAAGCCATCGCCGGCCGCCGGACGTCCGGCAGTGCTGATCTCCGCCCGCGGTGGCAGCTACGGCCCAGGCGCGCCCAACCACGGCCTCGACTACGTCGTGCCCACCACCGAGGCGGTGCTCGGACACGAAAACCAGCTGGGACTCGATGTCGCCACCGTCGTCGCCGAGATGACCATGGCCCCGCACACACCGTCCCTGTCGGACTTTCTCCCGATACACAAGGCGTCCATGGCCAACGCCCACGACCGTGCCCGCAAGCTCGCCGCGACCATTACCACCGCTACCGCCGCCTGACCGCCCCACGGTCGTCTCGCGTGTCACCGGATTCGACACGCGAGACGAGGGCGAGTCGTGGGCGCAAGGACGCATCCGGTACCCCCGGAGCCAACGCGTCACACACTTTCTCACGACCCCCGAACGCAGCCGGAAACTTACGTGACCGTTCGCAGTGGGCTTCTGAGCACACCCGCTCAGATCGGTCAACGGCGCACCTGATAGCGCAGGTGAAGCACCCGGTTGCCCTGAATCATCACGTCAGGATTCTCCAACAGGCGCTGTACATCGACCGACCCGAAATAACGCTTACCGGCCCCGAAAACGACGGGTACGACGTCCATGCGTACCTCGTCGATCAGGCCCGCGGCAAACACCTGGCCACCGACGTCGCCGGCGGAGACCTCGACCATGCGGTCACCCGCGAGCTCCTGCGCCGTAGCCACGGCCGCCTCGACGCCGTCGACGAAGTGAAACGGCGCCTCCGGGTCCCAGCCCTCGGGTGCCGGCCGGTGCGTCACGACGACCACGTGATCGACCCCGCCTGGAGGCTCCCTGTCCCAGCCGTCCGTCATGTCGAAGACGTGCCGGCCGACGATCGTCGCCCCGATCTGGTCCCAGTACGGCCTGGTGTAGTCGTAGGACGTCTGCGACACCGTGAGCGCGCCGCTCTCGTCCAACGGGACGTCACCGCCGGACAACCAGTCGAACAGCGGACCGGGCTGGTCATTCTCATCCGCGACGAATCCGTCCACTGACACCGAGCTGTACATGACCACCTTGCCCACGGGGCTCTCCTCTGCTTCGGGTGCACGCAAACTAGCGTGTCGTGAGCTGCCGTTCTGGTAAGAAATCAATCGGCCGGCAGCGGCCATCGGTCCAGCGCGTGGCCGGGATGTTCGCGCAGGAACCGCCGCCGGATTTCGACGTACCGGGATGGCGTGAGCCCAGTGAGGCCCTTCAACTGCTGTGCCAGATGAGTGCTGCTGACACCGGCTGCCTCGCCGGGGTCGCCGACGGGACACCCCCGTCGGTCGCCGCGATGATGCCGCTCGTATGGCGGACCAGCTCCAGGTGCGTCGCATGCACCGATCCCCCGAAGGCAACCTGGAAACGATTATCACTTACTGGCGACGTGGGGAACTCCGCCGTGTCCTCCAATCGGCCCCACCGCACACGCCCGGCCGACCCACTCGGTAAGCTGTGCGCGAGGGCCGCTAGCTCAGTTGGTAGAGCAAGGGACTTTTAATCCCTGGGTCCAGGGTTCGAGCCCCTGGCGGCCCACTCATTTTAGCCGGCTGACCTGTGGAAACAGTGATACTGATGATCATCGGAGAAATCCGCGGGTCGCGTGTGGCCGGGTTGGCATCTCCGCATCCGAGCCGTGACAAATCGACCACGGCCCTGACGATTCCCCAGCGCCACCCAACGCAGTGCCACTAGTCCTGTTTTTGCAGGTAGACAGCCTGATGACAGTAGGTCGCGGCAATCGGCAGCACGTGGCCGATTGCCACGGCCGACCGCTGGCACGCCGTGACGTTATGTGCCCTGAGGTGTGTCCGAACCGGCACTGCGCGCAGAGCCAGTGAGCGCGGCTTTGAGCAACGGAGCCCAATCGGAGACACCCCTACGACGGCATTTCAGCGTTTTCGCTGGTCAAACCGACAGTCAGCTAGCGAGCCCCGGCGTTTCCCGCGGATTTGTGATCCGTTGCCGACGTTCGGCGCTGGTTGCGTGCCGGGAACGAGACGTCCCGGCTAGGGCGTGTCTCCAAATTTTTGGCTTGGTAGTGGGTGATGATCAGCTGGTGGTTCGTGCTGGTGCGATTTCCGATGAGTTGTGGGAGTTGGTCGCGCCGCTGATGCCCTCCCGGGAGGGGTTGCGGGGAAGGCCGCTTGCTGATCACCGCTTGGTCTTGGAAGGGATCGCGTGGCGATTCCGCACCGGATCGCCGTGGCGGGACCTGCCGGTGGAGTTCGGGCCGTGGCAGACGGTCTGGAAGCGTCACCACCGGTTCTCGATCGATGGCACCTACCAGCGGATGTTCGATGTGGTGCGCTCCAGCTACGGGATCGAGGCCGATAACGATCTCGTCGAATTGCTGTCGGTGGATTCCTCGGTGGTACGCGCGCACCAGCACGCTGCGGGTGCGCCCACGGTCGGTGGCCGGGCCCTGACCTCGGCCACCAGCGGCACAGGGGGCTGCGGCGAATGACACGAATCTGACGGCCGAGCCCGGCGATCACGCGCTGGGACGTTCCCGGGGCGGGCTGTCCACCAAGATCCACGCGCTGGCCGACGCCGTGTGCGACCTGCTCGCGGTGCGGATCCAGGCGGGCGTCCTCGGCCCCGCGCTGGAGGATCAGCTACGCCCGGATGACCTGACGTTGCGGCATTTCC carries:
- a CDS encoding amidohydrolase family protein, which gives rise to MYADHLLLPWTRELLAQIPDVRLFDVHTHLGLHDPSGFRATEAELLAALSLVDARAVMFPLAEPGGYREANDAVLAAADAEPRLVPFARLSPQDAVAEGRRCVRAGAAGFKLHPASDGFSPFDDRLEPLYAFAERERLPVLVHTGPGTPPLGKRLLDLLTRFPQLRMVLAHAALTDLEWLADRAAEFPTLMFDTSWWSASDLVALCTRVPPGQILLASDLPYSTPVWAVHATLRCGGYAGLGPGQLAGVAGGQCARLVAKEQLLDLGPAPGPSGQQPWLERVHTYLAAAVEATKRGDGPGQTLELARNACELPDTHPLRSTADSVATLLDRYESYAPRHTTGNQYAPGWDLLAAAALLARTPGPPLPTRSTMD
- a CDS encoding class I SAM-dependent methyltransferase, with product MSSLPESGLPRGEVPAAFDRDAAAYDRLIGLNPGYHRHLRISARRLLAESVTVPRILDAGCGTGASTAALLAVAPRARITAIDASAEMLARAKTKSWPGTVNFVHTPVEDLATVHGRFDAVFSAYLLRNLADPDTQLRSLRGLLRPGGRFAAHEYSVRDSRRAQWVWKAVCAGIIIPIGRIATGDATLYQHLRRSVLTFDGVGELCSRLSRAGFADVRTGTMPGWQRGIVHTVLGTAT
- a CDS encoding DUF5914 domain-containing protein is translated as MLVTERIIERWPRRWPVQPFSAPPWARQEPTYRDCSPALIEAAGKRAAARPSGNWFVVAASRSIRPERPRGLAVGGTELVAWRGSGGEVRIGPGACPHLGAPLADARVDDGGLVCRWHGLRIDGEQCGTWSPIPAHDDGVLVWARLDRLGGEPPTDRPVVPRRPAGVRVDAVATLQGTCEPEDVVANRLDPWHGAWFHPYSFSHLRVLEAPHGLSARDDEDRFLVEVTFRIAGRWGVPVLAEFVCPEPRTVVMRIVEGEGTGSVVETHATPLGLGADGHPRTAVIEATVAASPRPGFALAARLAPAIRPLMRHTATRLWRDDLSYAERRYALRAGRLPG
- a CDS encoding phytoene/squalene synthase family protein produces the protein MTRRELDAAGISRPELRRAYQSCRELNARHGRTYFLATRMLTPAQRPAIHALYGFARRLDDLVDEPTPGSTVDSISAELRHAEHGFFGDLADGRSDDPLRTAVIDTVNRYGIAENHFRAFFTSMRMDLTVTSYPNRVALEEYMYGSAEVIGLQVLPVLGTVVGREDAAPHAAALGKAFQLTNFLRDVAEDLARGRVYLPTDELDAEGVDRDRLGWCARTRRIDPPVRRAIAAQAARIRAVYAQAKPGIAMLHPVSRPCVSTAYSLYSGILDRIEAADYNVFAGRVRVPRRARLFAACNAFTQVQWARYRQPVS
- a CDS encoding FAD-dependent oxidoreductase translates to MQTYPAPAGLADAGLLGRRPRAAVVGGGIAGLTAATGLAERGVEVTLFERESYLGGRVGGWPERLPDGTAVTMSRGFHAFFRQYYNLRTLLARTDPDLDRLSALPDYPLVDARGRTDTFAGLPRTPLLSALAFALRSPTFRTRDLVRLRGRRALPLAAVGVPRIYRQLDDVDAASFLTAINFPAAARHLAFDVFSRSFFADPGELSAAELATMFHLYFLGSAEGLLFDVPAESFPQALWQPLADHLTARGADLRLGTAVTAIDREPGGFRIGGESFDATVLACDVPGLRRIVEESPDLGTPTWRAGIDDVKTAPPFVVRRRWLDRPVATRRPAFLGTGGLPPLDNISVLDRYEGEARRWAARTGGAVVELHAYATGEDVGRALDERLHQLYPETADARVLGEITLVRQDCPLFPVGGFARRPTVTTPDPALVLAGDAIRIDLPVALMERAATTGWTAANALLKRWGLAGHPLRSVPNHGRLALFERLASRQFA
- a CDS encoding lycopene cyclase domain-containing protein, which gives rise to MMPWGYTVPAVAAVLVVVAAELLVLRTGLFRQSAYWITMAITVAFQVPVDGWLTKLSAPIVQYAPEAITGWRFPWDIPVEDFLFGYALVTAVLLLWKRDESGKDSA
- a CDS encoding polyprenyl synthetase family protein; its protein translation is MTSIAKPDAPEAAAWLDSSRRRCRGDVRAFVTDRVREYFTGRASEIPAVTVLPEFVAGGKLLRSMFAYTGWCCGGPESDAALRAAGNLELLHCFALAHDDVMDGSAWRRKQPALHVQFARWHEEHGLRGPAARFGESAAVLTGDMLLVWAERMLCESGLDTAAIARARPVYDMLRSELAVGQFCDLVNDARELPSWDDVLDVIRRKSGNYTVRRPLEFGAALAGCPQQVIDALGVYGGVLGEAFQFRDDLLGVFGDPAVTGKPAGDDLRERKATSVVVLAAEMADRRQRGELAGLLDLDVVDDAAIGRWRVLLAETGAPDQLEKYIDARVRRALEAIDLAGLPQRPAAALAVLAGRCTERVR
- a CDS encoding lycopene cyclase domain-containing protein, yielding MNHAQYLFVLAACVVVTLPLELSGSRVYRRPRRLARAVLPVAVVFLVWDALAIAAEAWRFDPAFVSGVRAPFGIPLEEVLFFVVVPICGLLTYETVVRVGRLVRRNRRVRR